Proteins encoded by one window of Arabidopsis thaliana chromosome 2, partial sequence:
- the GRF6 gene encoding growth-regulating factor 6, with product MDTLSIKTYLLLSYTFNFPIQIPIFNLSFFFISLSLSLFMATRIPFTESQWEELENQALVFKYLAANMPVPPHLLFLIKRPFLFSSSSSSSSSSSFFSPTLSPHFGWNVYEMGMGRKIDAEPGRCRRTDGKKWRCSKEAYPDSKYCERHMHRGKNRSSSRKPPPTQFTPNLFLDSSSRRRRSGYMDDFFSIEPSGSIKSCSGSAMEDNDDGSCRGINNEEKQPDRHCFILGTDLRTRERPLMLEEKLKQRDHDNEEEQGSKRFYRFLDEWPSSKSSVSTSLFI from the exons ATGGACActttatcaataaaaacataCCTACTACTCTCTTACACTTTCAATTTTCCAATACAAATCCCaatctttaatctctctttcttcttcatctctctttctctttctctcttcatgGCTACAAGGATTCCATTCACAGAATCACAATGGGAAGAACTTGAAAACCAAGCTCTTGTGTTCAAGTACTTAGCTGCAAATATGCCTGTTCCACctcatcttctcttcctcatcaAAAGAccctttctcttctcttcttcttcttcttcatcttcttcttcaagcttcttctctcccaCTCTTTCTCCACACT ttgGGTGGAATGTGTATGAGATGGGAATGGGAAGAAAGATAGATGCAGAGCCAGGAAGATGTAGAAGAACTGATGGCAAGAaatggagatgctctaaaGAAGCTTACCCTGACTCTAAGTACTGTGAGAGACATATGCATAGAGGCAAGAACCGTTCTTCCTCAAGAAAGCCTCCTCCTACTCAATTCACTCCAAATCTCTTTCTCGACTCTTCTTCCAG aagaagaagaagtggataCATGGATGATTTCTTCTCCATAGAACCTTCCGGGTCAATCAAAAGCTGCTCTGGCTCAGCAATggaagataatgatgatggCTCATGTAGAGGCATCAACAACGAGGAGAAGCAGCCGGATCGACATTGCTTCATCCTTGGTACTGACTTGAGGACACGTGAGAGGCCATTGATGTTAGAGGAGAAGCTGAAACAAAGAGATCatgataatgaagaagagCAAGGAAGCAAGAGGTTTTATAGGTTTCTTGATGAATGGCCTTCTTCTAAATCTTCTGTTTCTACTTCACTCTTCATTTGA
- the GRF6 gene encoding growth-regulating factor 6, which translates to MGMGRKIDAEPGRCRRTDGKKWRCSKEAYPDSKYCERHMHRGKNRSSSRKPPPTQFTPNLFLDSSSRRRRSGYMDDFFSIEPSGSIKSCSGSAMEDNDDGSCRGINNEEKQPDRHCFILGTDLRTRERPLMLEEKLKQRDHDNEEEQGSKRFYRFLDEWPSSKSSVSTSLFI; encoded by the exons ATGGGAATGGGAAGAAAGATAGATGCAGAGCCAGGAAGATGTAGAAGAACTGATGGCAAGAaatggagatgctctaaaGAAGCTTACCCTGACTCTAAGTACTGTGAGAGACATATGCATAGAGGCAAGAACCGTTCTTCCTCAAGAAAGCCTCCTCCTACTCAATTCACTCCAAATCTCTTTCTCGACTCTTCTTCCAG aagaagaagaagtggataCATGGATGATTTCTTCTCCATAGAACCTTCCGGGTCAATCAAAAGCTGCTCTGGCTCAGCAATggaagataatgatgatggCTCATGTAGAGGCATCAACAACGAGGAGAAGCAGCCGGATCGACATTGCTTCATCCTTGGTACTGACTTGAGGACACGTGAGAGGCCATTGATGTTAGAGGAGAAGCTGAAACAAAGAGATCatgataatgaagaagagCAAGGAAGCAAGAGGTTTTATAGGTTTCTTGATGAATGGCCTTCTTCTAAATCTTCTGTTTCTACTTCACTCTTCATTTGA
- the GRF6 gene encoding growth-regulating factor 6 (growth-regulating factor 6 (GRF6); CONTAINS InterPro DOMAIN/s: Glutamine-Leucine-Glutamine, QLQ (InterPro:IPR014978), WRC (InterPro:IPR014977); BEST Arabidopsis thaliana protein match is: growth-regulating factor 5 (TAIR:AT3G13960.1); Has 491 Blast hits to 476 proteins in 20 species: Archae - 0; Bacteria - 0; Metazoa - 0; Fungi - 0; Plants - 491; Viruses - 0; Other Eukaryotes - 0 (source: NCBI BLink).), with product MATRIPFTESQWEELENQALVFKYLAANMPVPPHLLFLIKRPFLFSSSSSSSSSSSFFSPTLSPHFGWNVYEMGMGRKIDAEPGRCRRTDGKKWRCSKEAYPDSKYCERHMHRGKNRSSSRKPPPTQFTPNLFLDSSSRRRRSGYMDDFFSIEPSGSIKSCSGSAMEDNDDGSCRGINNEEKQPDRHCFILGTDLRTRERPLMLEEKLKQRDHDNEEEQGSKRFYRFLDEWPSSKSSVSTSLFI from the exons atgGCTACAAGGATTCCATTCACAGAATCACAATGGGAAGAACTTGAAAACCAAGCTCTTGTGTTCAAGTACTTAGCTGCAAATATGCCTGTTCCACctcatcttctcttcctcatcaAAAGAccctttctcttctcttcttcttcttcttcatcttcttcttcaagcttcttctctcccaCTCTTTCTCCACACT ttgGGTGGAATGTGTATGAGATGGGAATGGGAAGAAAGATAGATGCAGAGCCAGGAAGATGTAGAAGAACTGATGGCAAGAaatggagatgctctaaaGAAGCTTACCCTGACTCTAAGTACTGTGAGAGACATATGCATAGAGGCAAGAACCGTTCTTCCTCAAGAAAGCCTCCTCCTACTCAATTCACTCCAAATCTCTTTCTCGACTCTTCTTCCAG aagaagaagaagtggataCATGGATGATTTCTTCTCCATAGAACCTTCCGGGTCAATCAAAAGCTGCTCTGGCTCAGCAATggaagataatgatgatggCTCATGTAGAGGCATCAACAACGAGGAGAAGCAGCCGGATCGACATTGCTTCATCCTTGGTACTGACTTGAGGACACGTGAGAGGCCATTGATGTTAGAGGAGAAGCTGAAACAAAGAGATCatgataatgaagaagagCAAGGAAGCAAGAGGTTTTATAGGTTTCTTGATGAATGGCCTTCTTCTAAATCTTCTGTTTCTACTTCACTCTTCATTTGA
- the ELF8 gene encoding binding protein (EARLY FLOWERING 8 (ELF8); FUNCTIONS IN: binding; INVOLVED IN: positive regulation of transcription, DNA-dependent, histone methylation, negative regulation of flower development; LOCATED IN: membrane; EXPRESSED IN: 23 plant structures; EXPRESSED DURING: 13 growth stages; CONTAINS InterPro DOMAIN/s: Tetratricopeptide TPR-1 (InterPro:IPR001440), Tetratricopeptide-like helical (InterPro:IPR011990), Tetratricopeptide TPR2 (InterPro:IPR013105), Tetratricopeptide repeat-containing (InterPro:IPR013026), Tetratricopeptide repeat (InterPro:IPR019734); BEST Arabidopsis thaliana protein match is: Tetratricopeptide repeat (TPR)-like superfamily protein (TAIR:AT3G04240.1); Has 39956 Blast hits to 25035 proteins in 1980 species: Archae - 1189; Bacteria - 13149; Metazoa - 9789; Fungi - 2497; Plants - 1315; Viruses - 192; Other Eukaryotes - 11825 (source: NCBI BLink).): MASVYIPVQNSEEEVRVVLDQLPRDASDILDILKAEQAPLDLWLIIAREYFKQGKIEQFRQILEEGSSSDIDEYYADVKYERIAILNALGAYYSYLGKTETKNREKEEQFISATRYYNKASRIDMHEPSTWVGKGQLLLAKGEIDNALQAFKIVLDTAPDNVPALLGQASVEFNRGRFSESLQLYKRALQVFPGCPAAVRLGIGXCRYKLGQLDKARQAFDRVLQLDPDNVEALVALGIMDLQANDSIGMRKGMDRMQQAFEIYPYCASALNYLANHFFFTGQHFLVEQLTETALAVTTHGPTKSHSFYNLARSYHSKGDFEKAGMYYMAAIKETNNNPHEFVFPYFGLGQVQLKLGELKGSVFNFEKVLEVYPDNCETLKALGHLYTQLGQNEKALEYMRKATKLDPRDAQAFVGLGELLISSDTGAALDAFKMARTLMKKGGQEVPIEVLNDIGALHFEREEFESALENFKEALGDGIWISFLDEKENLEQTGVSVLGYKDTGIFHRLIESGHSVDVPWNKVTTLFNLARLLEQIHKTEAATFMYRLILFKYPGYIDAYLRLAASAKAQNNLPLAIELVNEALKVDDKNPNALSLLGELELKNDDWVKAKETFRAANDATDGKDSYAILSLGNWNYFAAMRNEKRNPKLEATHLEKAKELYTKVLTQHNSNMYAANGSGIVLAEKGQFDIAKDVFTQVQEAASGSVFLQMPDVWVNLAHVYFAQGNFALTVKMYQNCLRKFFYNTDSQILLYLARTHYEAEQWQECKKTLLRAIHLTPSNYTFRFDLGAVMQKSSSSTLQKKKRTADEVRSTVAEAENAVRVFTQLSAASDLHVHGFDSKKIQTHVQYCSHLLEAAKVHREAAEQEELQNRQRLEVARQAALAEEARRKAEEQRKYQLEKRKQEEELRRLKQEEEKFQRIKEQWKSSTPGSNKRKDRVEDDDGESKPSERRRKKGGKRRKKDKSSRARHYEDDEEEAATMDDHNEVEDEDANTNYNREDEMTTQEAEEPVDDDAHDLLAAAGLEDPDVDDDEVPTSGVRRRRALSSSDEEGELMEESHPNSSPQKEKEESNGEAGDPNMEEEEEEEEAN; this comes from the exons ATGGCGAGTGTGTACATACCGGTTCAgaattcagaagaagaagttagggTTGTTCTTGATCAGCTCCCTCGTGACGCTTCTGATATACTTGATATTCTTAAAGCCGAACAAGCTCCTCTCGATCTCTGGCTCATCATCGCG AGGGAGTActtcaaacaaggaaaaattGAACAGTTTCGACAAATATTGGAGGAAGGGTCAAGTTCTG ACATTGACGAGTACTATGCCGATGTTAAGTACGAGAGAATAGCGATTTTGAATGCTCTAGGTGCGTATTATAGCTACCTTGGTAAAACTGAgaccaaaaacagagagaaagaggagcAATTTATCTCTGCCACACGATATTATAACAAAGCATCGAGAATCGATATGCATGAACCTTCCACTTGGGTTGGGAAAG GTCAGCTCTTACTGGCTAAGGGTGAAATAGATAATGCTCTTCAGGCATTTAAGATTGTGTTAGACACTGCCCCTGATAATGTTCCTGCTCTTCTGGGTCAG GCTTCTGTAGAATTTAATCGTGGACGATTTTCTGAGTCATTACAACTATACAAG AGGGCCTTGCAAGTATTTCCCGGTTGTCCTGCAGCTGTGAGACTGGGAATTGGTTTTGTCGTTATAAGTTGGGGCAACTAGATAAAGCACGGCAAGCGTTTGATCGCGTTTTGCAG CTAGATCCTGATAATGTTGAGGCTCTTGTGGCACTTGGGATTATGGATTTGCAAGCAAATGATT CTATAGGAATGAGGAAAGGAATGGACAGAATGCAGCAGGCATTCGAGATTTATCCCTATTGCGCATCAGCCTTAAATTATTTGGCCAATCACTTTTTTTTCACCGGCCAGCACTTTCTTGTTGAGCAGCTGACTGAAACAGCATTAGCCGTCACAACTCATGGGCCAACAAAGTCACATTCTTTTTACAATTTAGCACGGTCATATCATAGCAAG GGGGACTTTGAAAAGGCTGGGATGTACTATATGGCAGCCATCAAAGAAACTAATAATAACCCACACGAATTTGTATTTCCTTACTTTG GTTTGGGTCAAGTACAACTAAAGTTGGGGGAGCTTAAAGGATCtgtatttaattttgagaAAGTATTAGAAGTTTATCCTGACAACTGCGAGACTTTGAAG gcTCTCGGGCACTTATACACCCAGCTTGGACAAAATGAGAAGGCCCTTGAGTACATGCGAAAGGCCACAAAACTTGATCCACGTGATGCCCAG gCATTTGTTGGCCTTGGTGAGCTGCTGATATCATCTGACACGGGAGCCGCCCTTGACGCCTTCAAAATG GCACGGACGCTCATGAAAAAAGGAGGGCAAGAAGTGCCTATAGAAGTCCTGAATGACATCGGTGCTTTACattttgagagagaagaatttGAG TCTGCGCTTGAGAATTTTAAGGAGGCTCTGGGTGATGGAATATGGATTAGCTTCcttgatgaaaaagaaaatttggaaCAGACAGGTGTATCTGTTCTCGGGTACAAGGACACGGGCATTTTCCATAGGCTGATTGAAAGTGGTCACTCTGTCGATGTACCTTGGAATAAAGTTACAACTTTGTTTAACCTGGCTAGATTACTTGAACAGATACACAAAACAGAAGCAGCGACTTTTATGTATCGGTTGATACTTTTCAAG TATCCTGGCTACATAGATGCTTATTTGAGGCTTGCTGCAAGTGCAAAAGCTCAGAACAATCTTCCTCTGGCCATTGAACTG GTGAATGAAGCTCTGAAAGTGGACGATAAAAATCCAAATGCTTTGTCTCTACTTGGTGAATTGGAGCTTAAGAACGATGACTGGGTTAAGGCAAAGGAAACCTTTCGAGCTGCTAATGATGCAACTGATGGGAAGGACTCATATGCTATTCTTTCTctg GGGAACTGGAACTATTTTGCAGCAATGCGCAATGAgaaaagaaatccaaaattagAAGCTACACATCTGGAGAAGGCCAAGGAACTCTATACTAAA GTCCTGACTCAACATAATTCCAACATGTATGCTGCCAACGGTTCTGGCATTGTATTAGCAGAGAAAGGCCAATTTGATATTGCCAAGGATGTTTTTACTCAG GTTCAAGAAGCTGCGAGCGGAAGTGTATTTCTTCAGATGCCTGATGTATGGGTGAATCTGGCTCATGTTTACTTTGCTCAAGGGAATTTTGCCTTAACCGTGAAAATG TATCAAAACTGCTTGCGAAAGTTCTTTTACAACACAGACTCCCAAATCCTTCTTTACTTAGCCCGTACCCATTATGAGGCTGAGCAGTGGCAAGAGTGCAAAAAGACACTATTAAGGGCCATTCACTTGACTCCTTCAAATTACACATTCAGATTTGATTTGGGTGCTGTAATGCAAAAATCATCGTCTTCCAcactgcaaaagaaaaaaagaacagctGATGAG GTGCGCTCAACAGTTGCAGAAGCAGAGAATGCTGTTCGTGTATTCACTCAATTGTCTGCTGCTTCAGACCTCCATGTTCATGGGTTTGATAGCAAGAAAATACAAACCCATGTTCAGTATTGCTCGCACTTGCTGGAAGCAGCAAAAGTTCACCGTGAAGCTGCTGAGCAGGAGGAGCTGCAGAACCGACAGAGATTAGAAGTTGCTCGTCAGGCTGCTTTGGCAGAAGAAGCACGCCGTAAAGCTGAAGAACAGAGGAAATATCAG ttggagaaaagaaaacaggaGGAAGAGCTGAGACGCctaaagcaagaagaagaaaaatttcaGCGTATAAAG GAACAATGGAAGAGCTCCACACCTGGATCTAATAAGCGGAAGGATAGagtggaagatgatgatggggAAAGTAAGCCCAGTGAgcggagaagaaagaagggtggaaagagaagaaagaaggacAAAAGCTCAAGGGCTCGACACTACGaggacgatgaagaagaagctgccACTATGGATGATCATAATGAAGTGGAAGATGAAGACGCCAACACTAATTATAACAGGGAAGATGAGATGACTACTCAAGAAGCTGAGGAACCTGTGGATGATGATGCTCATGATCTTCTCGCTGCTGCTGGGCTCGAAGATcctgatgttgatgatgatgag GTACCTACTTCGGGTGTAAGGCGAAGAAGGGCGTTATCGTCATCAGACGAAGAAGGTGAATTAATGGAGGAGAGTCATCCAAATTCAAGCCcccagaaagaaaaagaagagagcaaTGGGGAAGCTGGTGATCCTAacatggaggaagaagaggaagaggaagaggccAATTGA